A genomic window from Microbacterium sp. H1-D42 includes:
- a CDS encoding CoA-acylating methylmalonate-semialdehyde dehydrogenase produces MSRLIPHFIGGKPVESTGGRVADVFDPSTGAVQAHVPLASASEVRDVIANAEAAQPEWAAMNPQKRARVMMRFVELVNRDMDDLARLLSSEHGKTFDDAKGDIQRGLEVIEFCIGAPHLLKGEYSTGVGAGIDVYSMRQPLGVVAGITPFNFPAMIPLWKAGPALASGNAFVLKPSERDPSVPVRLAELFLEAGLPAGVFNVVHGDKEAVDTLITDPRIQAVGFVGSTPIAEYIYTTAINHGKRAQCFGGAKNHMIVMPDADLDQVADALIGAGYGSAGERCMAISVAVPVGEETADALAAKLTERVAELKVGPSLAENVDYGPLVTADAVNRVIGYIQQGLDEGATLLADGRGFEVEGHEQGFYLGPTLFDHVTTDMAIYREEVFGPVLVIARAADYEEALAMASDHEYGNGVAIFTRDGDAARDFAARVNVGMVGVNVPIPVPIAYYTFGGWKKSGFGDLNQHGTDAFRFYTKTKTVTSRWPSHGVRDGASFVIPTM; encoded by the coding sequence ATGTCCCGATTGATCCCCCATTTCATCGGCGGAAAGCCCGTTGAGTCCACCGGCGGCCGCGTCGCGGACGTGTTCGATCCCAGTACAGGCGCCGTGCAGGCGCACGTGCCGCTGGCAAGCGCCTCCGAGGTGCGCGACGTGATCGCGAACGCCGAGGCCGCGCAGCCCGAATGGGCCGCCATGAACCCGCAGAAGCGCGCCCGCGTGATGATGCGCTTCGTCGAACTCGTGAACCGCGACATGGACGACCTGGCACGACTGCTCTCCAGCGAGCACGGCAAGACCTTCGATGACGCGAAGGGCGACATCCAGCGCGGTCTCGAGGTGATCGAGTTCTGCATCGGGGCACCACACCTGCTCAAGGGCGAGTACTCCACGGGAGTCGGCGCCGGCATCGACGTGTACTCGATGCGTCAGCCCCTCGGCGTCGTCGCCGGCATCACCCCGTTCAACTTCCCCGCCATGATCCCGCTGTGGAAGGCCGGCCCCGCCCTGGCATCCGGCAATGCGTTCGTCCTCAAGCCGAGCGAGCGGGACCCCTCTGTGCCGGTCCGCCTGGCCGAGCTGTTCCTTGAGGCGGGCCTGCCCGCCGGCGTCTTCAACGTCGTGCACGGCGACAAGGAGGCCGTCGACACGCTGATCACCGATCCGCGCATCCAGGCAGTCGGCTTCGTCGGTTCGACCCCGATCGCCGAGTACATCTACACGACCGCGATCAACCACGGCAAGCGCGCGCAGTGCTTCGGCGGGGCGAAGAACCACATGATCGTCATGCCCGACGCCGACCTCGACCAGGTCGCCGACGCCCTCATCGGCGCGGGCTACGGATCGGCCGGCGAGCGCTGCATGGCGATCTCCGTCGCAGTTCCCGTGGGGGAGGAGACGGCGGATGCCCTCGCCGCCAAGCTCACCGAGCGCGTCGCCGAACTCAAGGTCGGCCCGTCACTCGCCGAGAACGTCGACTACGGTCCACTCGTGACGGCGGATGCTGTGAACCGCGTCATCGGATACATCCAGCAAGGGCTCGACGAGGGGGCGACGCTGCTCGCCGACGGCCGCGGCTTCGAGGTCGAAGGTCACGAGCAGGGTTTCTACCTCGGACCCACCCTGTTCGACCACGTCACCACCGACATGGCGATCTACCGCGAAGAGGTCTTCGGCCCGGTGCTGGTGATCGCGCGGGCCGCTGACTACGAAGAGGCGCTGGCGATGGCATCCGATCACGAATACGGCAACGGCGTCGCGATCTTCACCCGCGACGGCGACGCCGCCCGCGACTTCGCGGCGCGCGTGAACGTCGGAATGGTCGGCGTGAACGTGCCGATCCCCGTGCCGATCGCGTATTACACGTTCGGCGGCTGGAAGAAGTCCGGCTTCGGCGACCTCAACCAGCACGGCACCGACGCGTTCCGCTTCTACACGAAGACCAAGACGGTGACGAGCCGCTGGCCCTCGCACGGAGTGCGCGACGGTGCCAGCTTCGTCATCCCCACGATGTGA
- a CDS encoding LLM class F420-dependent oxidoreductase, giving the protein MRFGIFIPQGWRFDLVGIEPAAQWDAMRSLAQAADAGPWESLWVYDHFHTTPVHSDEATHEAWTLMSAFAASTSRIRLGQMCTCIGYRNPVYLAKVAATVDIISGGRTEMGIGGGWYEHEWKAYGYGFPAAGDRLRMLNEGVQIMSQAWRTGHATLDGRYFQVDDAIVQPTPLQDGGIPLWIAGGGEKVTLKIAAKYAQYTNFGGTPEEFTAKSEILRAHTQTVGTDFDAIVRSANFNTVIGATEAEVEDRLAAIEARLAPHLGDRTAGVMHNYRSEQALGVGTPEQVIERLQEMKRRGLGYAIHYFPESAYDRSGVELFEREVMPALS; this is encoded by the coding sequence ATGCGATTCGGCATCTTCATTCCCCAGGGCTGGCGGTTCGATCTGGTGGGCATCGAGCCCGCCGCGCAGTGGGACGCGATGCGCTCACTCGCGCAGGCGGCGGATGCCGGTCCGTGGGAGTCCCTGTGGGTGTACGACCACTTCCACACCACGCCGGTGCACAGCGATGAGGCCACGCACGAGGCGTGGACGCTCATGTCGGCGTTCGCCGCTTCGACGAGCCGGATCCGCCTCGGGCAGATGTGCACCTGCATCGGCTACCGCAACCCCGTCTACCTCGCGAAGGTCGCCGCGACCGTCGACATCATCTCGGGCGGACGCACCGAGATGGGCATCGGCGGCGGCTGGTACGAGCACGAGTGGAAGGCGTACGGCTACGGGTTCCCCGCCGCCGGAGATCGGCTTCGGATGCTGAACGAGGGCGTTCAGATCATGAGTCAGGCCTGGAGGACGGGCCATGCGACGCTCGACGGGCGCTACTTCCAGGTCGACGACGCCATCGTGCAGCCGACTCCACTGCAGGACGGCGGGATTCCGCTGTGGATCGCCGGCGGCGGTGAGAAGGTCACGCTGAAGATCGCCGCGAAGTACGCGCAGTACACCAACTTCGGGGGCACTCCAGAGGAGTTCACGGCGAAGAGCGAGATCCTGCGAGCGCACACGCAGACCGTCGGCACCGACTTCGACGCGATCGTGCGCTCGGCCAACTTCAACACCGTCATCGGCGCGACCGAGGCCGAGGTCGAGGATCGCCTTGCGGCCATCGAGGCGCGCCTCGCGCCGCACCTCGGCGACCGCACCGCCGGCGTCATGCACAACTACCGCAGCGAACAGGCGCTCGGCGTCGGCACACCAGAGCAGGTCATCGAGCGGCTGCAGGAGATGAAGCGCCGTGGCCTCGGCTACGCGATCCACTACTTCCCAGAGTCGGCCTACGACCGCTCCGGCGTTGAGCTCTTCGAGCGGGAGGTCATGCCGGCCCTGAGCTGA
- a CDS encoding ScyD/ScyE family protein, whose product MRGSRALIAAGAVLALALTTPTVASAASDPPAPQEWSNQVAMPYSLTVDGQRVLVADGALGIIGQLQPNGSIANIITGAEGTTSVATRGKWMAYTTSVETGEEAPPAESGLEIIGPNGPMPYVDLHAYEYANNPDGGNTYGFVDGCLADGGSNPGLLDAHAYTVVSYRGAWLVADAGANVIWHVTNDGDISVFAVLPAVPVTVDAQVMAIMGLPDCALGSTFNAEPVPTGLAVGPGNVVYVSTLPGFPGMVTGAGQLWRIDRSGEPTAIAAGLSGPTSISMAGPDALYVAQLFGGGIAKVSTSGQHLGFTPLPNALAVSTASNGTLWAATAAATDDVGNPTGPGTIVSISKGKVKVNGHILR is encoded by the coding sequence ATGCGCGGATCTCGTGCGCTCATTGCCGCCGGTGCCGTCCTGGCACTGGCGCTGACCACGCCGACGGTCGCGTCGGCGGCATCCGACCCGCCTGCGCCGCAGGAATGGTCCAACCAGGTGGCCATGCCCTACAGCCTCACCGTGGACGGGCAGCGTGTGCTCGTCGCGGACGGTGCGCTGGGGATCATCGGGCAGCTTCAGCCCAATGGCTCGATCGCGAACATCATCACCGGGGCAGAGGGCACCACCAGCGTCGCCACACGCGGCAAGTGGATGGCCTACACGACCTCCGTCGAAACGGGTGAAGAGGCGCCACCCGCGGAGAGTGGGCTTGAGATCATCGGACCGAACGGCCCGATGCCCTACGTCGACCTGCACGCCTACGAGTACGCGAACAACCCCGACGGGGGCAACACCTACGGTTTCGTCGACGGATGCCTTGCCGACGGCGGGAGCAATCCGGGCCTGCTCGACGCGCACGCGTACACCGTGGTCTCTTACCGAGGCGCGTGGCTGGTGGCGGATGCCGGAGCCAACGTCATCTGGCATGTGACCAATGACGGCGACATCAGCGTCTTCGCCGTGCTGCCGGCGGTGCCGGTCACGGTCGACGCGCAGGTGATGGCGATCATGGGGCTGCCGGACTGCGCGCTGGGGTCCACGTTCAACGCCGAACCCGTGCCGACGGGACTGGCCGTGGGGCCGGGCAACGTCGTCTACGTCAGCACACTGCCGGGCTTCCCGGGCATGGTGACGGGGGCCGGCCAGCTGTGGCGCATCGACCGCAGCGGTGAGCCGACGGCGATCGCCGCTGGGCTCTCCGGTCCGACGAGCATCTCGATGGCAGGTCCTGACGCGCTGTACGTCGCGCAGCTGTTCGGCGGCGGCATCGCGAAGGTGTCGACCTCTGGCCAGCACCTGGGCTTCACTCCGCTGCCGAACGCACTCGCGGTGTCGACTGCCTCGAACGGCACGCTGTGGGCGGCCACCGCGGCCGCCACGGACGATGTCGGAAACCCGACTGGTCCCGGCACGATCGTCAGCATCTCGAAGGGCAAGGTCAAGGTCAACGGCCACATTCTGCGCTGA
- a CDS encoding thiolase family protein, protein MSNEAVLVDVVRTPVGRGKPGGSLSGVHPVDLAAGMLEAVLERNGLESGQVDDVLLGCVSQVGDQAMNIARQAVLAAGFDERIPGTTIDRQCGSSQQAVHFAAAGIAAGESDIVIVGGVESMSRVPLGSSAAGGSPMSPRLRARYPQGLVNQGVSAELIAQRWGFDRQALDAFAADSHARAARAWQDGFFDRTVVAVPEAPGAMADETVRAGTTVEKLAGLPASFRTDALAARFPDLEWSITPGNSSPLTDGASVALLMSADRAEQLGLTPRARFRAFEVIGDDPMMMLTGPIPATRRVLERAGLDIDDLDAYEVNEAFASVPLAWAAEFHADPLKLNPRGGAIALGHALGSSGTRLLGTLLDHLEATGGRLGLQTMCEGGGMANALILERL, encoded by the coding sequence ATGAGCAATGAAGCCGTCCTCGTCGATGTCGTCCGCACGCCCGTAGGGCGGGGCAAGCCCGGCGGTTCCCTGTCTGGAGTGCATCCCGTCGACCTCGCGGCGGGGATGCTGGAGGCGGTCCTCGAGCGAAACGGCCTCGAATCCGGTCAGGTCGACGACGTGCTGCTCGGCTGCGTCAGTCAGGTCGGCGACCAGGCGATGAACATCGCCCGGCAAGCTGTGCTGGCGGCCGGCTTCGACGAGCGCATACCCGGAACCACGATCGACCGGCAATGCGGCTCCAGCCAGCAGGCGGTGCACTTCGCCGCAGCCGGAATCGCGGCCGGTGAAAGCGACATCGTCATCGTCGGCGGTGTCGAGTCGATGAGTCGCGTGCCGCTGGGATCGTCCGCGGCGGGCGGCTCGCCGATGTCACCGCGCCTGCGCGCCCGCTACCCGCAGGGGCTGGTGAATCAAGGCGTCAGCGCCGAGCTGATCGCCCAGCGCTGGGGCTTCGACCGGCAGGCGCTGGATGCCTTCGCGGCGGATTCCCACGCCCGTGCCGCCCGAGCCTGGCAGGACGGCTTCTTCGACCGGACGGTCGTCGCCGTGCCCGAGGCGCCAGGCGCGATGGCGGATGAGACGGTGCGCGCGGGCACCACCGTCGAGAAGCTGGCCGGACTCCCGGCATCTTTCCGCACCGACGCGCTCGCCGCGCGCTTTCCGGACCTCGAGTGGAGCATCACCCCCGGCAACTCCTCGCCGCTCACCGATGGGGCTTCCGTGGCACTCCTGATGAGCGCGGATCGCGCCGAGCAGCTCGGGCTGACGCCACGTGCACGATTCCGCGCGTTCGAGGTCATCGGCGACGACCCGATGATGATGCTCACCGGGCCCATCCCGGCGACCCGTCGCGTGCTGGAGCGGGCAGGCCTCGACATCGATGACCTCGACGCGTACGAGGTGAACGAGGCGTTCGCCTCGGTCCCACTGGCCTGGGCAGCCGAGTTCCACGCCGATCCGCTGAAGCTCAACCCTCGTGGTGGTGCCATCGCGCTCGGGCACGCGCTGGGGTCGTCGGGCACCCGCCTGCTGGGCACCCTGCTCGATCACCTGGAGGCGACCGGCGGGCGGCTCGGCCTGCAGACCATGTGCGAGGGCGGCGGCATGGCGAACGCCCTCATCCTCGAACGTCTCTGA